The following are encoded in a window of Mycobacterium sp. ELW1 genomic DNA:
- a CDS encoding response regulator transcription factor → MRRADGNPITVLVVDDEAVLAEMVSMALRYEGWTIATAADGASAITAARSARPDAVVLDIMLPDMSGLDVLRKLREQNPQLPVLLLTAKDALEDRIAGLTAGGDDYVTKPFSIEEVVLRLRALLRRTGVTTEDSGAQIVVGDLVLDEDSHEVTRGGEPVSLTSTEFELLRFLMRNPKRVLSKAQILDRVWSYDFGGRSNIVELYISYLRKKIDSGRDPMIHTLRGAGYVLKPAS, encoded by the coding sequence ATGCGCCGAGCCGACGGAAACCCGATCACGGTGCTGGTGGTGGACGACGAGGCAGTGCTGGCCGAGATGGTGTCGATGGCGCTGCGCTACGAGGGCTGGACCATCGCCACCGCCGCCGACGGCGCGTCGGCGATCACCGCGGCCCGCAGCGCGCGGCCGGACGCCGTGGTGCTCGACATCATGTTGCCCGACATGAGCGGCCTGGATGTACTGCGCAAGCTGCGCGAACAGAACCCCCAACTGCCGGTGCTGCTGTTGACCGCCAAAGACGCGTTGGAGGATCGCATCGCCGGGCTGACGGCGGGCGGCGACGACTACGTCACCAAGCCGTTCTCCATCGAAGAGGTCGTGTTGCGGCTGCGGGCCCTGCTGCGTCGTACCGGCGTGACCACCGAGGACAGCGGCGCCCAGATCGTCGTCGGTGATCTGGTGCTCGACGAGGACAGCCACGAGGTGACCCGAGGCGGTGAACCGGTCTCGCTGACATCCACCGAGTTCGAATTGCTCCGCTTCCTGATGCGCAACCCCAAGCGGGTGTTGTCGAAAGCCCAGATCCTGGACCGGGTTTGGAGCTATGACTTCGGCGGTCGGTCCAACATCGTCGAGCTGTACATCTCATACCTGCGCAAGAAGATCGACAGCGGCCGCGACCCGATGATCCATACGTTGCGCGGCGCGGGCTATGTTCTCAAACCTGCGAGCTAA
- a CDS encoding bifunctional glycosyltransferase family 2/GtrA family protein produces MTITDIPVARRRNAALTAADRGVPVLDVVVPVYNEQAVLANSIHRLHRHLREDFPFSFRITIADNASIDDTPAVAARLAAELPEVRMVRLEQKGRGRALHAVWSTSDAPVLAYMDVDLSTDLAALSPLVAPLVSGHSDLAIGTRLGRGSRVVRGAKREVISRCYNLILRSTLAAKFSDAQCGFKAIRADVAAELLPYVEDTGWFFDTELLVLAERSGLRIHEVPVDWIDDPDSRVDIVATAVADLKGIARLLKGFGTGQIPVKAIGAQFGNQAGAPKSLLTQGVRFAAIGIGSTLAYLLLFLLLRPIGAQGANLVALLVTAIVNTAVNRRFTFGVRGRGGVARHQFEGLVVFGIGLGLTSGALALLHAMGEPHRAVELLVLIAANLMATVVRFVLLRNWVFHPRRTGQTVGGK; encoded by the coding sequence ATGACCATCACCGACATCCCCGTGGCACGCCGACGCAATGCCGCACTGACCGCCGCCGACCGCGGTGTACCGGTGCTCGATGTCGTCGTGCCGGTGTACAACGAGCAGGCCGTGCTGGCCAACTCGATCCACCGGCTGCACCGCCACCTGCGGGAGGACTTCCCGTTCTCGTTCCGCATCACGATCGCCGACAACGCCAGCATCGACGACACCCCCGCGGTGGCGGCCCGTCTGGCTGCCGAACTGCCCGAAGTCCGCATGGTGCGACTGGAGCAGAAGGGCCGGGGGCGGGCGTTGCACGCGGTGTGGTCGACCTCGGATGCGCCGGTGCTGGCCTACATGGACGTCGACCTGTCGACGGATCTGGCCGCGCTGTCGCCGCTGGTGGCACCGCTGGTGTCGGGGCATTCCGATCTGGCCATCGGCACCCGGCTGGGCCGCGGCTCCCGTGTGGTGCGGGGTGCCAAGCGGGAGGTCATCTCGCGCTGCTACAACCTGATCCTGCGTTCGACGCTGGCCGCCAAGTTCAGTGATGCCCAATGCGGTTTCAAGGCGATCCGCGCCGATGTCGCGGCCGAGCTGCTGCCCTACGTCGAGGACACCGGCTGGTTCTTCGACACCGAACTGCTGGTGCTGGCCGAGCGTAGCGGCCTTCGCATCCACGAGGTCCCCGTGGACTGGATCGACGATCCCGACAGCCGGGTCGACATCGTGGCCACCGCGGTCGCCGATCTGAAGGGAATCGCACGCTTGCTCAAAGGATTCGGCACCGGACAGATCCCGGTCAAGGCAATCGGCGCCCAGTTCGGCAACCAGGCCGGCGCGCCGAAATCGCTGTTGACCCAAGGTGTGCGATTCGCAGCGATCGGCATCGGATCGACACTGGCCTACCTGCTGTTGTTCCTGCTGCTGCGCCCGATCGGCGCGCAGGGCGCCAACCTGGTGGCGCTGCTGGTGACCGCGATAGTCAATACCGCGGTCAACCGGCGGTTCACCTTCGGGGTCCGCGGCCGAGGCGGGGTGGCACGCCATCAGTTCGAGGGCTTGGTGGTCTTCGGTATCGGGCTGGGCCTGACCAGCGGCGCACTGGCGCTGCTGCACGCGATGGGCGAACCGCACCGCGCCGTGGAACTCCTGGTGCTGATCGCGGCCAACCTGATGGCCACCGTCGTTCGCTTCGTGCTGTTGCGCAACTGGGTCTTCCATCCCCGGCGCACCGGCCAGACCGTTGGAGGAAAGTGA
- a CDS encoding DUF1622 domain-containing protein: MNFFEVIETVGKAIDATGVAVIAIGALLSASGVLRRLRTGDAYRAFRQQLGRSILLGLELLVAADIIRTVAVTPDARSVAVLAGIVLIRTFLSFSLELEITGYWPWQKNRQPQAAPDPAGQSATT; encoded by the coding sequence GTGAACTTTTTCGAGGTCATCGAGACGGTGGGCAAGGCGATCGACGCGACGGGGGTCGCCGTGATCGCGATCGGCGCACTGCTCTCGGCCAGCGGTGTGCTGCGCCGGTTGCGGACCGGCGACGCCTACCGGGCGTTCCGCCAGCAGCTCGGCCGATCGATCCTGCTGGGGCTGGAGCTTCTGGTCGCCGCCGACATCATCAGGACCGTCGCGGTGACCCCGGACGCCCGCAGCGTGGCGGTGCTGGCCGGCATCGTGCTGATCCGGACGTTCCTGAGTTTCTCGCTGGAGTTGGAGATCACCGGCTACTGGCCGTGGCAGAAGAACCGCCAGCCTCAGGCCGCGCCGGATCCCGCCGGCCAGTCAGCCACGACGTGA
- a CDS encoding glycosyltransferase family 39 protein gives MIRSKHYGALAVLLAVTAVLYMWNLGASGWANPFYSAAAQAGAQNWTAWLFGSSDAGNAITVDKTPAALWVTGLSARVFGVNPWSILVPQALFGVAAVAVLYAAVRRVSGPWAGLFAGAVLALTPAAALMFRFNNPDALLVLSLVVAAYATLRALDDGAAWWWMPLAGVAIGVGFLAKMMQAFLVLPALGAVFLFAAAVPLRTRFVRLAAAVAALAVSGGWYLLLVAVWPATARPYIGGSQHNSILELALGYNGLGRITGEETGGLGNMNSDVGWARLFGAEMGTHIAWLLPAAAIAIVAGLVITRRAPRTDVTRAALLLWSGWLVVTAVVFSFANGILHPYYTVALAPAIGGGLAIGTALLWRHRTDIRAATTLAGMVVITGVLAYLLLQRDSQWLPWLRMAVVVTAIGCALLLLVVVRLPRRVGMGVGMVAVVAALAGPVAFSLATVAAPHSGAIPSVGPSSGQGGPPGGMFDAPRPGAALTASLRQDAGQFTWAAAVVGSSNAAGYQLATGLPVMAVGGFNGTDPAPTLEQFQAYVTGRRIHWFIRSDMPGFMFGNRSGSDAAEQIQRWVSANFTSREVDGITVYDLSQGFTAAA, from the coding sequence ATGATCCGCAGCAAGCACTATGGTGCTCTCGCGGTGCTGCTGGCCGTCACAGCCGTGCTGTACATGTGGAACCTGGGCGCCAGCGGCTGGGCGAATCCGTTCTATTCGGCGGCAGCGCAGGCCGGCGCGCAGAACTGGACGGCCTGGCTGTTCGGGTCCAGCGACGCGGGCAATGCGATCACCGTCGACAAGACCCCTGCCGCGTTGTGGGTGACCGGTCTGTCGGCGCGTGTGTTCGGGGTCAATCCCTGGAGCATCCTGGTGCCGCAGGCACTGTTCGGCGTGGCGGCCGTCGCGGTGCTCTACGCAGCCGTGCGCCGAGTCAGCGGACCGTGGGCGGGACTCTTCGCCGGTGCGGTGTTGGCGCTCACCCCGGCCGCGGCGCTGATGTTCCGCTTCAACAATCCCGATGCGCTGCTGGTCCTTTCGCTGGTGGTGGCCGCCTATGCCACGCTGCGCGCACTGGACGACGGCGCCGCGTGGTGGTGGATGCCGCTGGCGGGAGTGGCGATCGGCGTCGGCTTCCTCGCCAAGATGATGCAAGCCTTCTTGGTGTTGCCCGCGCTCGGTGCGGTCTTTCTGTTCGCCGCCGCGGTGCCGCTGCGGACACGGTTCGTGCGCCTGGCGGCCGCGGTGGCTGCCCTGGCGGTGTCCGGTGGCTGGTATCTACTGCTGGTCGCCGTGTGGCCTGCGACGGCGCGGCCGTATATCGGTGGGTCGCAGCACAATTCGATCCTCGAGCTGGCACTGGGCTACAACGGTCTGGGCCGCATCACCGGCGAGGAAACCGGCGGCCTTGGCAACATGAACTCCGATGTCGGGTGGGCGCGGCTGTTCGGTGCAGAGATGGGCACCCACATCGCCTGGCTGCTGCCCGCCGCGGCCATCGCGATCGTCGCCGGGCTGGTGATCACCCGCCGCGCACCCCGTACCGACGTCACCCGGGCCGCGCTGCTGTTGTGGAGCGGCTGGCTCGTCGTCACCGCGGTGGTGTTCAGCTTCGCCAACGGCATCCTGCACCCGTACTACACCGTGGCGCTGGCGCCGGCGATCGGCGGCGGCCTGGCGATCGGCACGGCACTGCTGTGGCGGCATCGCACCGATATCCGCGCTGCCACCACATTGGCCGGGATGGTTGTCATCACCGGTGTGCTGGCTTACCTTCTGCTGCAGCGTGATTCGCAGTGGCTACCGTGGCTTCGGATGGCCGTCGTCGTCACCGCCATCGGCTGTGCCCTGCTGTTGCTGGTGGTGGTACGCCTGCCGCGCCGGGTGGGCATGGGGGTGGGGATGGTGGCCGTGGTCGCCGCGCTGGCCGGACCGGTCGCGTTCTCGTTGGCCACCGTCGCCGCTCCGCACAGCGGTGCCATCCCGTCGGTGGGCCCGTCGAGCGGGCAGGGCGGACCGCCGGGCGGCATGTTCGACGCGCCTCGGCCGGGTGCGGCGCTGACGGCCTCACTGCGTCAGGATGCCGGTCAATTCACTTGGGCGGCAGCGGTAGTCGGTTCGAGCAACGCCGCCGGATACCAGCTCGCGACCGGATTGCCGGTGATGGCCGTCGGCGGCTTCAACGGCACCGACCCCGCTCCGACCCTCGAGCAGTTCCAGGCCTACGTCACTGGGCGCCGCATCCACTGGTTCATCCGTTCTGACATGCCCGGATTCATGTTCGGCAACCGGTCGGGCAGTGACGCCGCCGAGCAGATCCAGCGTTGGGTGAGCGCGAATTTCACGTCCCGCGAGGTCGACGGGATCACCGTCTACGACCTGTCGCAGGGATTCACAGCCGCCGCATAG